A genome region from Methylorubrum populi includes the following:
- a CDS encoding ATP-binding protein, giving the protein MSGTRTAAEAPATPVPAQPRPRHRSWHRSWHLPWPRPKKAAGQIALLVVAALLAAHVLAAVAVLALREPWRPDERPGVAATRLSTVARLLDAAEPGEREGLIRAAARGLPTLRIAPWDGAAPPAGQGAPEGARERPEGGIERHPLVERLRDGFGRRLPVTDLAPDRAQTGLLQIGITTPASARMRAVLPDDHPRPPAQGPIVFTFVFLSVSLTLLSFWATRAITAPLAGLAAAAEAFGTAEEPPPLPGRGPEEVLALARALDRMRARVLRLLDDRTQMLAAISHDLRTPITRLRLRAEFIEDERAREMTLRDLDQMNGLVESALSYVRDGQGGKSESETALIDLASVVQTVCDGFADIGAAVSLERTRHVLVRGRTDDLQRAITNLVDNAVKYGGGARLVMGPAGPADRPGVAVEVLDDGPGIPDAERSAMLQPFVRGDRARNLDAASGFGLGLSIVLAIVEGHGGRLRLENRPGGGLRARIELPLASARPREAGTGVQTA; this is encoded by the coding sequence ATGAGCGGCACCCGAACCGCGGCGGAGGCACCTGCCACGCCCGTCCCCGCGCAGCCCCGGCCGCGGCACCGGTCATGGCACCGGTCATGGCACCTGCCCTGGCCGCGCCCGAAAAAGGCCGCCGGGCAGATCGCGCTTCTCGTCGTCGCGGCGCTGCTGGCCGCCCACGTGCTCGCGGCGGTGGCGGTGCTGGCCCTGCGCGAGCCGTGGCGGCCGGACGAGCGGCCGGGGGTCGCCGCGACCCGGCTCTCCACCGTCGCGCGCCTGCTCGACGCCGCCGAGCCGGGCGAGCGCGAGGGCCTGATCCGCGCCGCGGCGCGGGGCCTGCCGACCCTGCGCATCGCCCCCTGGGACGGCGCCGCGCCGCCGGCCGGGCAGGGCGCTCCGGAGGGCGCCCGTGAGAGGCCGGAGGGCGGGATCGAGCGCCATCCCCTGGTCGAGCGCCTGCGCGACGGGTTCGGGCGCCGGTTGCCGGTCACCGACCTCGCCCCCGACCGGGCGCAGACCGGCCTCCTGCAGATCGGCATCACCACCCCCGCCAGCGCGCGGATGCGGGCGGTGCTGCCCGACGACCACCCGCGCCCGCCGGCGCAGGGGCCCATCGTCTTCACCTTCGTCTTCCTGAGCGTCAGCCTCACGCTGCTGTCGTTCTGGGCGACGCGGGCGATCACCGCGCCGCTCGCCGGGCTCGCGGCCGCGGCGGAAGCCTTCGGCACGGCCGAGGAGCCGCCGCCCCTGCCCGGGCGCGGCCCGGAGGAGGTGCTGGCGCTCGCCCGCGCGCTCGACCGGATGCGCGCCCGGGTGCTGCGCCTGCTCGACGACCGCACGCAGATGCTGGCCGCGATCAGCCACGACCTGCGCACCCCGATCACCCGACTGCGCCTGCGCGCCGAGTTCATCGAGGACGAGCGCGCCCGCGAGATGACCCTGCGCGACCTCGACCAGATGAACGGGCTGGTGGAATCGGCGCTCTCCTATGTCCGGGACGGGCAGGGCGGGAAATCCGAATCCGAGACCGCGCTGATCGACCTCGCCTCCGTGGTGCAGACGGTCTGCGACGGATTCGCCGACATCGGCGCGGCGGTGAGCCTGGAGCGGACCCGCCACGTCCTCGTGCGCGGACGGACCGACGACCTCCAGCGGGCGATCACCAACCTCGTCGACAACGCCGTGAAGTACGGCGGCGGCGCCCGACTCGTGATGGGACCGGCGGGACCGGCGGACCGCCCGGGCGTGGCGGTGGAGGTTCTGGACGACGGCCCCGGCATCCCCGATGCCGAGCGCAGCGCCATGCTCCAGCCCTTCGTGCGGGGCGACCGTGCCCGCAACCTCGATGCGGCGAGCGGCTTCGGGCTCGGCCTGTCGATCGTGCTCGCCATCGTCGAGGGTCATGGCGGGCGCCTGCGCCTGGAGAACCGCCCCGGCGGCGGCCTCCGCGCCCGGATCGAGCTGCCGCTCGCCTCGGCGCGCCCGCGGGAGGCGGGGACGGGCGTTCAGACGGCGTAA
- a CDS encoding GyrI-like domain-containing protein, producing MTKLDLKKQCRELFNPPKHEFVEIVVPTMPFVKLDGAGDPNTAVVFQTAVEWLYGVSYAMKFAAKDVLARDYVVPPLEALWWSDDPGTFTSREKDRWQWTAMIMTPDFMTGTMFEDAVAKMLAKRSDRPSSLRFEPYVEGRSLQIMHVGSYDDEGPVLKRLHEDVMPGLGVTFGGPHHEIYLNDRRKTEPSRLKTVLRQPIRSI from the coding sequence ATGACGAAGCTCGATCTGAAGAAGCAATGCCGCGAACTCTTCAATCCACCGAAGCACGAATTCGTGGAGATAGTCGTTCCGACGATGCCCTTCGTGAAGCTCGACGGAGCCGGCGACCCAAATACCGCTGTTGTGTTTCAGACTGCGGTCGAATGGCTGTACGGTGTCAGCTATGCTATGAAGTTCGCGGCAAAGGACGTGCTGGCCCGCGATTATGTCGTGCCGCCGCTCGAAGCGCTTTGGTGGTCGGACGATCCCGGCACCTTCACCAGCCGCGAGAAGGATCGCTGGCAGTGGACGGCCATGATCATGACGCCCGACTTCATGACCGGCACGATGTTCGAAGATGCGGTCGCCAAGATGCTGGCCAAGCGGAGCGATCGCCCGTCGTCGTTGCGGTTCGAGCCCTATGTCGAGGGCCGGTCACTGCAAATCATGCACGTTGGCAGTTATGACGATGAAGGCCCCGTGCTGAAGCGCCTGCACGAGGACGTAATGCCCGGACTGGGTGTGACCTTTGGCGGTCCTCATCACGAAATCTATCTCAATGATCGCCGTAAGACTGAGCCGTCCAGGCTCAAGACCGTTCTTCGGCAGCCGATCCGAAGCATCTGA
- a CDS encoding glutathione S-transferase family protein, with amino-acid sequence MTEATLTISSRNYSSWSLRGWLLCRMAGLDLSVAVLSGSDASTRAELLHLSPSFLVPRLEHGAVVVWDALAIAEYLNEVRPGAGLLPEGPAERARCRAVSGEMHGGFVNLRSALPMNLRSLHRGFKIFNGAQGDIERICAIFEDCLSRSGGPYLFGARPTVADAMYAPVCTRFRTYDVTLPFTAATYRDTILAWDPMNEWAALAEGEPEEIEELDMEF; translated from the coding sequence ATGACCGAGGCGACGCTCACGATCTCCAGCCGGAACTATTCTTCGTGGTCCCTGCGCGGCTGGCTCTTGTGCCGGATGGCCGGGCTCGACCTCTCGGTCGCGGTGCTGTCGGGCTCGGACGCCTCGACCCGGGCGGAACTGCTCCACCTGTCGCCGTCCTTCCTGGTGCCGCGGCTGGAGCACGGCGCCGTGGTGGTGTGGGACGCCCTCGCCATTGCCGAATATCTCAACGAGGTCCGGCCCGGAGCCGGCCTCCTGCCCGAGGGGCCGGCGGAGCGCGCCCGCTGCCGCGCCGTCTCGGGCGAGATGCACGGCGGCTTCGTCAACCTGCGCTCGGCCCTGCCGATGAACCTGCGCAGCCTCCACCGCGGCTTCAAGATCTTCAACGGCGCCCAGGGCGACATCGAGCGGATCTGCGCGATCTTCGAGGATTGCCTGTCGCGCTCGGGCGGGCCCTACCTGTTCGGCGCCCGGCCGACGGTGGCGGACGCGATGTACGCCCCCGTCTGCACCCGCTTCCGCACCTACGACGTCACCCTCCCCTTCACCGCCGCGACCTACCGCGACACGATCCTCGCCTGGGACCCGATGAACGAGTGGGCGGCGCTCGCCGAGGGCGAGCCGGAGGAGATCGAGGAACTCGACATGGAGTTTTGA